The following coding sequences are from one Halobacteriovorax sp. JY17 window:
- a CDS encoding DUF2489 domain-containing protein, whose protein sequence is MLEKYFFEILVGLIFLISLLSTLIFFLAKRIQQQSSFAKESLKNTREKEKFILESLDIISKALIQEQCEVSEGCIRIRMLVDKSKMLDSSKKDYEVFFNMYQELKNFKTHEKRNELSKQEIMKEDIDRFKVEEKYQAKFLEAVQILHADVKELL, encoded by the coding sequence TTGTTAGAGAAGTACTTTTTTGAAATTCTAGTAGGCCTTATTTTTTTGATCTCCTTATTAAGTACTCTTATTTTCTTCTTGGCGAAGAGAATTCAGCAACAGAGTAGCTTTGCAAAAGAGAGTTTAAAGAATACGAGAGAGAAGGAAAAGTTTATTTTAGAAAGTCTTGATATTATCTCTAAGGCCCTCATCCAAGAGCAATGTGAGGTTTCAGAGGGATGTATTAGAATCCGAATGTTAGTTGATAAGTCAAAGATGTTAGACTCCTCAAAGAAAGATTATGAAGTCTTCTTTAATATGTACCAAGAGTTAAAAAACTTTAAAACTCATGAAAAGAGAAATGAGTTAAGCAAACAAGAAATAATGAAAGAAGATATAGATCGATTTAAAGTAGAAGAAAAGTATCAGGCTAAATTCTTAGAGGCGGTTCAAATTCTCCACGCAGATGTAAAAGAGCTTCTTTAG
- a CDS encoding GNAT family N-acetyltransferase: protein MIKLKSKDGKNYILRPLRADDKINLVEGLKKMSPESIYNRFHGFKKEFNDKELSSLTELDGVDRFAFALGEVNESGDAEGVGIARYHRSADPERAEFAITLIDRIQGQGLAKQVTLELIKVAKSNGIKFLDGTLESTNTKMINFIHSLEGFSIKHAGGGLLKMEADLSFY, encoded by the coding sequence GTGATAAAGCTAAAGTCCAAAGATGGAAAAAACTATATTCTAAGACCTCTGAGAGCTGATGATAAGATCAACTTAGTTGAAGGTCTTAAGAAAATGTCCCCAGAGTCAATCTACAACCGCTTCCACGGTTTCAAAAAAGAATTCAACGATAAAGAACTTTCAAGCCTAACGGAGCTAGATGGTGTCGATAGATTCGCTTTTGCCCTAGGAGAAGTTAATGAATCAGGCGATGCTGAAGGCGTAGGAATCGCAAGATATCACAGGTCTGCCGATCCAGAGAGGGCCGAATTTGCGATAACACTCATCGATAGAATTCAAGGTCAGGGGCTCGCTAAACAAGTCACACTAGAGCTTATAAAAGTTGCAAAAAGTAATGGTATTAAATTTTTAGATGGAACGCTTGAGAGCACTAACACTAAAATGATAAACTTCATCCACTCACTTGAAGGGTTTTCCATAAAACATGCAGGTGGAGGTCTATTAAAAATGGAGGCCGACTTATCTTTCTACTAG
- a CDS encoding AI-2E family transporter, with protein MKDTYDRINNVCLVILTFIAFTGALIYTKSILIPFVISLFIFSVSGPSIDWFETRLKAPRFIAVVLTMGIFIFCSVLVSIFIVKSLNTFIDGIGDYHIRFTLAVDSVIAFLNSYNIEINPDVIKSTIQELPVLSIFKKFSGSLMMFISNTILIVIMVLFLIAGEGVTKINNDMVKQVHYKISKYVATKFFMSFITALLVGILLFSLKVDLAFMFVILTFLLNFIPSIGSIIAVLIPLPVLFLQFGPGFELVTVMSISSAIQFSIGNVVEPKIMGENLGLHPIVILLFLLFWGLVWGIPGMFLAVPMTAVMKIVLSKIETTKTLAELLGGKLPTNL; from the coding sequence TTGAAAGATACATACGATCGTATAAATAATGTGTGCTTAGTGATTTTAACATTTATCGCTTTTACAGGAGCACTCATTTATACCAAATCGATTTTGATTCCATTTGTAATTTCTCTTTTTATTTTCTCTGTTTCTGGCCCTTCAATCGATTGGTTTGAGACAAGGTTGAAAGCTCCACGTTTTATTGCGGTGGTTCTTACAATGGGAATATTTATTTTCTGTTCAGTTTTAGTAAGTATCTTCATTGTAAAAAGTTTAAATACATTTATAGATGGAATAGGGGATTACCATATTCGTTTCACTCTTGCTGTTGACTCTGTCATCGCTTTTTTAAATTCTTATAATATTGAAATTAACCCTGATGTAATTAAGAGTACAATTCAAGAACTTCCAGTTCTTTCTATTTTTAAAAAGTTCTCTGGTAGTCTAATGATGTTTATCTCAAATACTATTTTAATAGTGATCATGGTGCTCTTTCTCATTGCGGGAGAAGGCGTAACAAAGATTAATAATGATATGGTCAAACAAGTTCACTATAAAATTTCTAAATATGTCGCAACAAAGTTTTTCATGTCTTTTATAACAGCATTACTTGTAGGAATTCTACTATTTAGTTTAAAAGTAGATTTAGCTTTTATGTTTGTGATTTTAACTTTTCTACTAAATTTTATTCCAAGTATTGGCTCAATCATTGCTGTACTGATTCCTCTTCCTGTTCTATTTCTACAATTTGGACCAGGTTTTGAACTTGTAACTGTAATGAGTATATCAAGTGCAATTCAATTTAGTATTGGAAACGTTGTAGAGCCAAAGATTATGGGAGAGAACCTTGGGTTACACCCAATTGTAATACTTCTCTTTCTACTCTTTTGGGGGCTTGTCTGGGGAATTCCTGGAATGTTCCTTGCTGTTCCTATGACCGCTGTAATGAAGATTGTTCTTTCTAAAATCGAAACGACGAAGACTTTGGCGGAATTACTTGGTGGGAAGTTACCTACCAATCTCTAG
- a CDS encoding response regulator, with protein sequence MNILIVDDDEITSKLIEKRLKKRGFHTSIVNGGVDCLHLLKQSPHYFDLILLDIMMPDMTGLEVMEEIRKSFSQVELPIIMTTSMSETSDIVSALKLGANDYVMKPINMEILEARMKTHLSIKEMNIENMKKSELETANAMIVTYHHEINNPLAIALGYIEKCEMTGSLEGLDKVHVALDRIADIVEKIKHVSQETSISKEDYANDQKMIKLK encoded by the coding sequence TTGAATATCCTAATTGTTGATGATGATGAAATTACTTCAAAATTAATTGAAAAGAGACTCAAGAAAAGAGGCTTTCATACTTCTATTGTCAATGGTGGAGTGGATTGCTTACATCTACTAAAGCAGAGTCCCCATTACTTTGATTTGATACTCCTAGATATTATGATGCCGGATATGACAGGGCTTGAGGTCATGGAGGAAATTAGAAAATCCTTTTCTCAAGTTGAACTTCCTATCATTATGACAACTTCAATGAGTGAAACCTCAGACATTGTTTCTGCCCTTAAGCTTGGCGCAAATGATTACGTGATGAAGCCAATAAATATGGAGATTTTAGAAGCTAGAATGAAGACTCATCTCTCAATTAAAGAGATGAATATAGAAAATATGAAAAAGAGCGAGCTAGAAACTGCTAATGCTATGATTGTGACTTATCATCATGAAATAAATAATCCTTTAGCAATTGCTCTTGGGTATATTGAAAAGTGTGAGATGACGGGAAGCTTAGAAGGCTTAGATAAAGTTCATGTCGCACTTGATAGAATAGCTGATATCGTAGAAAAAATTAAGCATGTCTCGCAGGAAACCTCTATTTCTAAAGAGGACTACGCCAACGACCAGAAGATGATTAAGTTAAAATAA
- the lgt gene encoding prolipoprotein diacylglyceryl transferase has product MNYYVHDLSPMAVEWGWFILPWYWLSYIAGFFIVYFGVMSLSSKKKITLSKKLIHDYLSIGFLSLVLGGRIGYILIYNLGYYLKEPMKVFALWEGGMSFHGAIIGIGLYTFYQSRKYKVPFLTFTDAISIFAPIGIFFGRISNFINGELAGRVTDVPWAVIFPKFYNGEPRHPSQIYEALLEGLTLFLILFFFGRNKLNRRGFCTGLFVSFYGFFRFVIEFFRSPDPQIGLYFGIFTMGQFLCGVMIIIGVIIILKSDEEVSSL; this is encoded by the coding sequence ATGAATTACTACGTACATGACTTATCTCCAATGGCGGTTGAATGGGGATGGTTTATCCTTCCTTGGTATTGGCTTTCTTATATAGCAGGTTTTTTCATTGTTTATTTTGGAGTGATGAGTTTATCTTCTAAGAAGAAAATCACTCTCTCAAAGAAGTTGATTCATGACTATCTCTCAATCGGCTTTCTCTCTCTCGTCCTTGGGGGAAGAATAGGCTACATTCTTATATATAATTTAGGCTACTATCTAAAAGAACCAATGAAAGTATTCGCTCTCTGGGAAGGAGGGATGAGTTTTCATGGGGCAATTATTGGAATTGGTCTTTATACTTTCTATCAATCAAGAAAGTATAAAGTACCATTTTTAACCTTCACTGACGCTATCAGCATCTTTGCTCCAATAGGTATTTTCTTTGGAAGAATTTCAAATTTTATAAATGGAGAACTTGCAGGGAGAGTGACGGATGTTCCATGGGCCGTAATCTTTCCTAAGTTTTATAATGGAGAGCCTAGGCATCCTTCGCAAATTTATGAAGCGTTATTAGAAGGGTTGACTCTCTTTCTTATTTTATTTTTCTTTGGAAGAAATAAGCTAAATAGACGAGGCTTTTGTACCGGACTCTTTGTTTCTTTCTATGGATTCTTTAGGTTTGTCATTGAATTCTTTAGAAGTCCAGACCCTCAGATTGGTCTCTACTTTGGGATTTTTACCATGGGACAATTTCTCTGCGGAGTAATGATTATCATAGGGGTAATAATTATTCTAAAGAGTGACGAAGAAGTATCATCACTCTAA
- a CDS encoding M23 family metallopeptidase has protein sequence MFLLVFLFTNLSLANCQYSLPYKKGASYRLLQVWNGKHSHQAPLEYGLDFDLKVGTPVYAARSGTILKIKNDSKKVGTSKKFIKDANFIHIKHSDNTFALYAHLKFNGVKVKKGQIIREGELIGYSGNTGFSDSPHLHFEVYRKDKNQYKRRSLPVTIATQYGPLLGLELGKSYRAVKNDKPCP, from the coding sequence ATCTTTCTACTAGTCTTCCTCTTTACCAATTTATCACTCGCTAATTGCCAATACTCACTTCCCTATAAAAAAGGTGCATCCTATAGACTTCTTCAAGTTTGGAATGGAAAGCATAGTCATCAAGCTCCTCTAGAGTATGGTTTAGACTTTGATTTAAAAGTTGGAACTCCTGTCTATGCCGCAAGATCCGGAACTATTTTAAAAATAAAGAACGATTCAAAGAAAGTAGGAACATCAAAGAAATTTATAAAAGATGCAAACTTTATTCACATCAAACATAGCGATAATACTTTTGCTCTCTACGCTCACTTAAAGTTTAATGGAGTGAAAGTAAAAAAAGGACAAATAATTAGAGAAGGTGAATTGATTGGATACTCTGGAAACACCGGCTTTAGTGACTCCCCTCATTTACACTTTGAAGTTTATCGAAAAGACAAAAATCAGTATAAAAGAAGGTCACTTCCTGTGACCATAGCGACACAGTACGGGCCGCTTCTTGGCCTAGAACTTGGAAAAAGCTATAGGGCCGTTAAAAATGATAAGCCTTGCCCATGA
- a CDS encoding zinc-dependent peptidase, which yields MHASIIIGSIICLAILFLISKILFNLFSNSHILKYEMPSGWSQKISKRYSLFQKLNKREQIQVSKKTQILVAQKKIKGLESLEVNIDLRLALSFEMSLLNQQRATSNLYKKISPITVLPYTKWEEFKNRNSFTLYWDNERKKLFIETPENTLLENTYYLWLKADKRFSKFEDSDLLRIHQELSEGIWPISNSEAKEFLMIK from the coding sequence ATGCACGCATCAATTATTATTGGCTCTATAATCTGTTTAGCGATTCTCTTTCTAATCTCTAAAATTCTATTTAATCTCTTCTCTAATTCTCATATTCTAAAGTATGAAATGCCTTCCGGATGGAGTCAGAAAATTTCCAAAAGATATTCTTTATTTCAAAAATTAAATAAAAGGGAACAAATTCAAGTCAGTAAGAAGACTCAAATACTCGTCGCCCAAAAGAAAATTAAAGGCCTCGAAAGTCTAGAAGTAAATATTGATTTAAGGCTTGCTCTTAGCTTTGAAATGTCTCTTTTAAATCAACAAAGGGCCACATCAAATCTCTATAAGAAAATAAGTCCTATCACAGTTCTTCCCTACACAAAGTGGGAAGAATTTAAAAATAGAAACTCCTTCACTCTTTATTGGGATAATGAAAGAAAGAAGCTCTTCATTGAAACCCCTGAGAATACCTTACTCGAAAATACTTACTACTTATGGCTTAAGGCAGATAAGAGATTTTCAAAATTTGAAGACTCAGACCTTCTGAGAATTCATCAAGAATTGAGCGAAGGAATCTGGCCAATTTCAAATAGCGAAGCTAAAGAATTTTTAATGATAAAATAA
- the rapA gene encoding RNA polymerase-associated protein RapA: MKKFTIGQRWISEAEPELGLGILNNLTDKTVSIVFSASGVERNYGIKTCPIKRVLFAEGDEIIIEEGEKLVVDKVTEEEGLAFYLCGERIISELDLSDLMSFNKPEDKLFNGLCDPHDHFQLRYETLKYKNEYSGLEVKGLLGPRVSLIPHQLYVAKEVFNRPIPRVLLADEVGLGKTIEAAMIIHQMLITKRAQRVLIVVPDSLVFQWFIELHRKFSLSFTVINQETELMEGSNPFLENENAIVSLGLLRGAEKARELLDQADYDMLVVDEAHHLKWSQEKSSLEYDLVQNLSARINGVLLLTATPEQLGLEGHFSRLKILDPDRFFSYEDFVKEHESFEHFAGIVRKIEGSVELDVEEKELLASVDIDATKGKEEIISDLLDRHGTGRIYIRNTRERMREVFDFFPERILNEAIIDLDEKTDNLDVNIFRSKAFWLLEKLEDLKGEKALLICKSKSKVLALEKFIRENAASTNTAVFHSDLSLMARDRQAAYFAEPDGAQILLCTEIGSEGRNFEFASNLILFDLPSNPDYLEQRIGRLDRIGQKRDIQIHVPLVKDSSEHLLFRWYQEGFNAFTDSAKCGGILFRKFKDRVEDIQNIDIEQLISETRQEYKLVTKELEEGRDVLIEKNSYKENIALKIRSAIREIDNSSELRNYLDSVFHHLGVDSDDINQDTLFLRPTENMLLPHFPELDRDGKTYTFNRLMALEREEFGFLTWDHPMVQGISDLIISEGLGSYSVAKRRESKGNKIFFEFFFIFETIHNQELESSKYFPPKIIRVLLDNTGENFSDKWDKGFLDSKVGGASKEDIIKVSKFPKAGVAKVINSANEIAAKVAAMEKESFKENLIRSITQDEERLNYLKKINTSVKDEELQWLGMKKNELLIILDQCNVRLDSFRVIL; the protein is encoded by the coding sequence ATGAAGAAATTTACGATTGGTCAAAGATGGATCAGTGAAGCAGAACCAGAGTTAGGTTTAGGGATTTTGAACAACCTTACGGATAAGACAGTCTCGATTGTTTTCTCCGCCAGTGGTGTTGAGAGAAATTACGGAATTAAAACTTGTCCAATTAAGAGAGTTCTCTTTGCTGAGGGCGATGAAATCATCATCGAAGAAGGGGAGAAGCTCGTCGTCGATAAAGTCACTGAAGAAGAAGGACTTGCTTTCTACTTATGTGGTGAGAGAATTATTTCGGAATTAGATTTAAGTGATCTTATGTCATTTAATAAACCTGAGGATAAACTCTTTAATGGCCTCTGCGATCCTCATGATCACTTTCAGCTAAGATATGAAACATTAAAATATAAGAATGAATATAGCGGGCTTGAAGTTAAGGGATTGTTAGGTCCTAGAGTAAGTCTCATCCCACATCAACTCTATGTTGCTAAAGAAGTCTTTAATAGACCAATTCCAAGAGTTCTTCTTGCGGATGAAGTAGGACTTGGAAAAACAATTGAAGCAGCGATGATTATTCATCAAATGCTTATAACTAAGAGAGCGCAGCGAGTTTTAATTGTTGTTCCCGACTCTCTTGTCTTCCAGTGGTTTATTGAGCTTCATAGAAAGTTTTCCCTATCTTTCACTGTTATAAATCAAGAAACAGAATTAATGGAAGGAAGTAATCCTTTCTTAGAGAATGAAAATGCAATTGTATCCTTAGGACTCCTGAGGGGAGCTGAGAAGGCCAGAGAACTTCTAGACCAAGCTGATTACGATATGCTTGTTGTGGATGAAGCTCATCACCTAAAGTGGTCACAGGAGAAGTCATCTCTCGAGTATGATCTCGTTCAGAACTTGTCTGCAAGAATTAATGGTGTATTACTTCTCACTGCAACTCCTGAACAATTAGGTCTAGAGGGACACTTTAGTCGTTTAAAGATTCTTGATCCAGACAGGTTCTTTTCTTATGAAGATTTTGTAAAAGAGCATGAGAGCTTTGAACACTTTGCTGGAATTGTTCGAAAAATTGAAGGCTCAGTTGAACTTGATGTTGAAGAAAAAGAGCTTCTAGCATCTGTAGATATTGATGCAACAAAAGGTAAGGAAGAAATTATATCTGACTTATTAGATAGGCATGGTACGGGAAGAATCTATATTAGAAATACTAGGGAGAGGATGAGAGAAGTCTTTGATTTCTTTCCGGAGAGAATTCTAAATGAAGCGATTATAGATTTAGATGAAAAAACGGATAATTTAGATGTAAATATATTTAGGTCTAAGGCCTTCTGGCTCTTAGAGAAGTTGGAAGACTTAAAAGGTGAGAAAGCTCTCCTTATTTGTAAGTCAAAAAGTAAAGTTCTAGCTCTTGAAAAATTTATTAGAGAAAATGCGGCGAGTACCAATACGGCAGTCTTTCATTCGGACTTATCGTTAATGGCAAGAGATAGACAAGCAGCTTACTTCGCAGAGCCAGATGGTGCTCAAATTCTTCTGTGTACAGAAATTGGTTCAGAGGGGAGAAACTTTGAATTTGCATCAAATCTAATTCTCTTCGATCTTCCTTCAAACCCTGATTATTTAGAACAGAGAATCGGAAGACTTGATCGTATCGGTCAAAAGAGAGACATTCAAATTCATGTTCCTCTGGTTAAGGATTCGAGTGAGCACTTACTTTTTAGATGGTATCAAGAAGGATTTAATGCCTTCACTGACTCTGCGAAGTGCGGAGGAATACTTTTTAGAAAGTTCAAAGATAGAGTAGAAGATATTCAAAATATTGATATTGAACAACTCATCTCTGAAACGAGACAAGAGTACAAACTCGTGACCAAAGAGCTTGAAGAGGGACGCGATGTTCTTATTGAGAAGAACTCTTATAAAGAAAATATTGCATTAAAAATTAGATCTGCAATTAGAGAAATTGATAATTCAAGTGAGCTAAGAAATTATTTAGACTCCGTCTTTCATCATCTAGGAGTTGATTCAGATGATATCAATCAAGATACTCTTTTTTTAAGACCAACTGAGAATATGCTCCTACCTCATTTTCCAGAGCTTGATAGAGATGGAAAGACGTACACCTTTAATAGACTGATGGCGCTAGAGAGAGAAGAATTTGGTTTTCTTACTTGGGATCACCCAATGGTTCAAGGAATTAGTGACTTGATCATTAGTGAAGGACTTGGTTCATATAGTGTTGCTAAGAGAAGAGAGTCAAAGGGAAATAAGATATTCTTTGAGTTCTTCTTTATTTTTGAGACCATTCATAATCAAGAATTGGAATCTAGTAAATATTTTCCACCAAAAATTATTAGAGTTCTCCTAGATAATACAGGAGAAAATTTTTCTGATAAGTGGGATAAGGGCTTCCTAGATTCAAAAGTAGGTGGAGCTTCAAAAGAAGATATTATTAAAGTATCGAAGTTCCCAAAGGCCGGAGTTGCTAAAGTTATTAATTCTGCCAATGAAATTGCAGCAAAGGTTGCAGCGATGGAAAAGGAAAGCTTTAAAGAGAATTTAATAAGATCTATTACTCAAGACGAGGAAAGGTTAAATTATCTTAAGAAAATTAATACTTCTGTAAAAGATGAAGAGCTTCAGTGGCTAGGAATGAAGAAGAATGAGTTACTCATAATTCTAGACCAGTGTAATGTAAGATTAGATAGTTTTAGAGTTATTCTTTAG
- a CDS encoding response regulator, with amino-acid sequence MKKILIVDDEKILADCLREEFEFLGHEVVVVNESSDAPAQLFSNNFDIILLDIKMPKINGVELFEQIRPHTDAKIVFLSAISDMMSHDPVLQKADMILEKPFSVEDIKKIVDLAK; translated from the coding sequence ATGAAAAAAATACTAATTGTTGACGACGAAAAAATCTTAGCAGACTGTCTTAGAGAAGAATTTGAATTCCTAGGTCACGAAGTAGTCGTAGTTAATGAATCTAGTGATGCCCCGGCACAACTATTTTCCAATAACTTCGATATCATTCTGCTCGACATAAAAATGCCAAAGATCAATGGGGTTGAGCTTTTTGAGCAAATTAGACCTCACACTGATGCCAAAATAGTCTTTCTCTCTGCCATAAGCGACATGATGAGTCATGACCCTGTTCTTCAGAAGGCAGATATGATACTAGAGAAGCCATTCTCAGTAGAAGACATTAAGAAAATTGTAGATTTAGCAAAGTAG
- a CDS encoding AAA family ATPase, producing MNETYYPLKKVAAIFGGPELKEEITRLEESGVIPSQVKYRSGALYRKGFKESDLPLIGEKVGFFRKFSSPVSLCVFTTKGGVLKSTLALNLARTGALHGLKTCVVGLDIQGDVTTALGFDDGIEDSGDLNYILEKLNRTKGLSDVFSNSVRLNETIVSTDNENLFLIPETPELVALNDSLSNINRREFWLKEKVIDPLKQHFDLIIMDCSPNWNKLTTNALVACDALVSPLECKINNFRNFKVFSTFLEEFKAEMRMNFESIFVPTKYSLNRKLSQDILEWYRGNVEGCIAGAIRESVSGEEATAMNKSLIEHCPGKVVSDEMMSVLMEVHGRVEALIEQRDFESQNTDSYNYGTSTESQENVWR from the coding sequence GTGAATGAGACTTACTACCCTCTAAAGAAAGTGGCGGCTATTTTTGGTGGTCCAGAACTCAAGGAAGAGATTACTAGGCTAGAAGAGTCTGGTGTTATTCCTTCTCAAGTAAAATATAGATCTGGTGCTTTATACCGTAAAGGTTTTAAAGAATCTGACCTCCCATTGATAGGGGAGAAAGTGGGATTTTTTAGAAAATTCTCTTCTCCAGTAAGCCTTTGCGTATTTACAACAAAGGGTGGAGTTCTAAAAAGTACTCTTGCGCTCAACCTTGCAAGGACAGGAGCGCTACATGGACTTAAGACCTGTGTTGTTGGACTCGATATTCAGGGTGATGTCACGACCGCTCTAGGTTTTGATGACGGGATTGAAGACTCTGGTGATCTTAATTATATTTTAGAGAAATTAAATAGAACTAAAGGTTTGTCTGATGTTTTCTCTAACTCTGTTAGATTAAATGAAACAATTGTTTCTACTGATAATGAAAATCTCTTTCTCATTCCCGAAACACCTGAACTCGTGGCCTTAAACGATTCTCTAAGTAATATTAATAGAAGAGAGTTTTGGTTAAAAGAAAAGGTTATTGATCCTTTGAAGCAGCACTTTGATCTTATTATCATGGACTGCTCTCCTAATTGGAATAAATTGACTACGAATGCTCTAGTGGCCTGTGATGCCTTAGTTTCTCCACTTGAATGTAAGATTAATAATTTTAGAAACTTTAAGGTTTTTTCTACTTTCTTAGAGGAATTTAAAGCAGAGATGAGAATGAACTTTGAGTCTATCTTTGTTCCAACTAAGTATAGTCTAAACAGAAAGCTCAGTCAGGATATTTTGGAATGGTACCGTGGAAATGTAGAAGGCTGCATTGCCGGAGCAATTAGAGAAAGTGTCTCTGGAGAAGAAGCTACGGCGATGAATAAATCTCTGATAGAGCATTGTCCGGGAAAAGTTGTCTCTGACGAAATGATGTCTGTTTTAATGGAAGTTCATGGAAGAGTTGAGGCCTTAATTGAGCAGAGAGATTTTGAGAGTCAAAATACTGATAGCTATAACTATGGCACTTCGACTGAAAGTCAGGAAAATGTATGGCGATAA
- the serS gene encoding serine--tRNA ligase, whose product MLDIKFIRENLDAVKTAAKVKNIAFDFDQLLSLDKEISDLKGKVQELQEKRNSHSKKIPKASAEERPALIEEGRVIGTELDAMKPSLTDKEAEFRNLLLTTPMVPSPLAPIGNDENDNVEVKKFGELPNFDFKPLDHVEILEKQGWAEFEKIASVSGSRSYSLRNDMVLLEMAMHRYALEKLQAKGFTLVSTPSLAREEALVGTGHFPTGKDQVYYLPDDDLYLSGTAEVQLNSLHAKDILTEDKLPILYAGYSPCFRREAGSYGRDVRGLIRVHQFMKVEQYVICKNSAEESDKWHKILLETSEEIVQDFELPYRIVECCTGDMGTGKVRMYDIECWVPSEEKYRETHSCSQLHDWQSRRTNTRYRDSDGKVQFVHTLNNTAVATPRTLVPFLECHQQADGRIKVPAKLRPYLGGQEYLGK is encoded by the coding sequence ATGTTAGATATTAAGTTCATCAGAGAAAATCTAGACGCTGTTAAAACGGCTGCAAAAGTTAAGAATATTGCATTCGATTTTGACCAATTACTGTCTTTAGACAAAGAAATATCCGACCTAAAGGGAAAAGTTCAAGAACTTCAAGAAAAGAGAAATAGTCACTCAAAGAAGATCCCAAAGGCCTCGGCAGAAGAGAGACCAGCTCTTATAGAAGAGGGAAGAGTTATTGGTACAGAGCTAGACGCTATGAAGCCTTCGCTTACAGATAAAGAAGCTGAGTTTAGAAATCTACTTTTAACGACTCCAATGGTTCCATCTCCTCTCGCGCCAATAGGTAACGATGAGAATGATAACGTTGAGGTTAAGAAATTTGGTGAATTGCCAAACTTTGATTTCAAGCCTCTCGATCATGTTGAAATTTTAGAGAAACAAGGTTGGGCCGAGTTTGAAAAGATCGCTTCTGTAAGTGGGTCTAGAAGTTACTCTCTAAGAAATGATATGGTTCTTTTAGAAATGGCGATGCATAGATATGCTCTTGAAAAGCTTCAAGCAAAAGGTTTTACTCTTGTTTCAACTCCTTCTCTAGCTAGAGAGGAAGCACTTGTTGGAACTGGTCACTTTCCTACAGGAAAAGATCAAGTTTACTATCTTCCTGACGACGACCTTTATTTATCGGGAACAGCAGAGGTTCAATTAAACTCTCTGCACGCAAAAGATATTTTAACAGAAGACAAGTTACCAATTCTCTACGCAGGCTATTCTCCTTGCTTTAGAAGAGAGGCGGGAAGCTATGGTCGAGATGTAAGAGGATTAATCAGAGTTCATCAATTCATGAAAGTTGAGCAGTATGTAATTTGTAAGAACTCTGCTGAAGAATCAGATAAGTGGCATAAAATCCTCTTAGAAACTTCTGAAGAAATTGTTCAAGACTTTGAGCTTCCATATCGAATTGTGGAATGTTGTACAGGAGATATGGGAACTGGAAAAGTTCGTATGTATGATATTGAATGTTGGGTGCCTTCAGAAGAAAAATACAGAGAGACACATAGTTGTTCTCAGTTGCATGACTGGCAATCAAGAAGAACTAATACAAGATATAGAGATAGTGATGGGAAAGTACAATTTGTGCACACTTTGAATAATACAGCAGTAGCAACTCCAAGAACGCTTGTTCCTTTCTTGGAGTGCCATCAACAAGCAGATGGTAGAATTAAAGTTCCAGCGAAACTAAGACCTTACCTTGGTGGACAAGAGTACCTAGGGAAGTAG